CACGGCCGAGTTCTTCCACGACCGGCAGGGACGACTGTTCGCGCGCAACCGAGCGATTCGGTCGCTCTCGGGACGATTCGGCGTGGACGCGACGACCGCGAGCGACCTGCTCGCGGGACTGACCGGCGACCGGGTAGACCCCGTCGTCGCGGTACAGACGCCCGACGAGACGTTCGTCGGGGTTCTCGACTACTGGGAAGGCAACGGCTGGTACGGTTACACCGATTACCACGACCTGCGTGGGCCGAGCAAACGCGGCGTCTGCGCACAGTGCGTCCACGAGGCGACGACTGACGAGGAAGTGTACACCACGACGGTCGAACCCGATGAGTCGTGGACGGCACTCGAAGCAGGCCTCCGGCGGCACTTCGAGCGAGCGCATCCGACCGTCGATTCGGGAGCAGTGACCGTCGAAACGGGCGCAATCCTGCGCTCGCGGACGACTGTCGGCGGCAACCGCGTCTGGCACACCGGCAACGACGGCGCAGGGAGCGGTTTCGACGCACCGACCGTCGATAGTCTCGACGGCGCGACGCTGAACCGACGGCAGGACAGCGGCGTGGACCGCCACCTCGACCTGAATCGACTCGGACTCAAACTCTGGTACCGGTTCGACCTCGGGTCCGGCGGAAGCCTGAGCGACCACTCACAACACGGCGCGACCGGCGACATCATCGGCCCGTCGTGGACCAGTGGTCGCATCCGAAACGCGCTCTCGTTCGACGGGGGTAGCGACCGCGTGGCCGTCAACGACGGACTGGTCTACACCCAGAGCGGGGAACTCGACGAGTTCACAGTCATGTGCTGGATGCAGACGACCAGCACGGCCGAGATGTCGCTCGTCTCGTGGGACCGAAGCGAGTACTACCGCTTCGGGATGGACAATGGCGGACCGATGCTAAAGTTGACGCGAGAGGGTGACTCGACGTACGACCACACTCCCGGCGGGTCTATCGCGGACGGGTCGTGGCACCACGTCGCCGCGCGGTACGACCACGAGACCGGCAACTCCACGCTGTACGTCGATGGCTCGCAGTTCGCACAGACGGCAGCGTTCGGTGACGGGAACTCCATCGGGACAGGGACCAACCGGTACGGGTTCGTCGGTTGTGGCTCCGAGGCCACCTACCAAGACGACGATAAGACGAGCAACTACTTCGACGGCAAGATAGACGAAGTGCGAGTCTACCACCGGGCGCTCTCGCAGGGCGACATACAGGACATCTACGACGGGGTGGCCTGATGGACGAGACGCACCTGCGAAGCGCCGCCGAGTTCTTCCACGACAGGGAAGGGACGTTCTTCCCGCGAGACGACGCAATCGGGCGACTCACGAAGCACCTCGACGTGGACGCGACGACTGCCAGTGCGCTCCTCGCCGGCCTGACCGGCGACCGAGTGGACCCGGTGGTCGCACTGCGGGCACCCCGTAATACCTACGTCGGCGTCATCGACTACGTGGAAGGCGACGATTGGTACGGTTACACCGACTACCACGACCTGCGCGGCCGACACCGCGTCGGCGTCTGCGCCCAGTGCGTTCACGAGGCGACGGCAGACGGCGACGTGTTCCGAACGACGACCAACGAAGACAGTTGGAACAGCCTTCGAACGGACCTCCAAAAACATCGCCAGCAGGCCCATCCCGAAATCGACCCGACTGCAGTCGCCGTCGAGACGGGCGCAGTGCTGCGCTCGCGGACGACCGTCGGCGGCAACCGCGTCTGGCACACCGGCAACGACGGCGCAGGCAGTTGCTTCGACGCGAACGAACTCGACGGCGTGTCTGGTGGAACGCTGAATCGCCGCGCGGACAGCGGCGTAGAGCGCCATCTCGACGTGAACCGACTGGGACTCGAACTGTGGTATCCGTTCGAGCGAGGAACCGGCAACACGGCCGCCGACTACGACACCGTTGGCGGAACGAACTCCGGGACTATTTCGGGCGCGTCGTGGACGAGCGACGCCAAGACCAGCGAGTACGCGCTCTCGTTCGACGGCGCAGACGACAGCGTCGCGTTAAGCCAGAGCTTCCCGAACCTCGAACAGTACACGCTCACGGCGTGGATTCGGACGACGGACGCGGCGAACGGGACGTTCCAGACCATCTTCACGCTCCAGACGAACAACGGAATTCACCCCGGCGTCGATGGACGGAACAACAGCGACCAAGGGAAACTCCGGTACTATCACGACGGGTCCGAACACAACGAACCGGTCTCGTCGGGAACGTGGCATCACTTCGCCCAAGCGTGGGACAGCACCACAGTCTATTGCTATCTCGACGGGGTGGAAGTGGCGACGTTCGCTACCTCCGGTAATTCTGCCGACAGTCAGAACACCGACGCTATCGGCGGGCGGGCCGACGGTGACTTTCCGTTCTATGGCGAAATCGACGACGCTCGAATCTACCGACGGAAACTCACTCGAAGCGAGATACAGGACATCTACGCCGGAGTATCCTGATTCGACCACGAAAACTGGTATTATACCGACAACTCCTATCGGTGTAATACGGTGATACGTGGGCGCGATTGCGCCTTCGACTCTAGCGACGAGTCCACCGACTTCACGAACGAAAGAGTGGCAAAGATGAACAAGACCCTACTCCGAGACGCGGCCGAGTACTTTCACGACCGGGAGGGCCGACTGCTCCAGCGCGAAGACGCGGTAGCGGCCCTCGCGCAAGCAATCGACGTGGACGGACCCACGGCAGGCCACCTCGTCGCCGGACTGACCGGCGACCGAGTGGACCCCGTCGTCGCAGTGCGAACCGTCCGCGAGAC
The sequence above is a segment of the Halorussus halophilus genome. Coding sequences within it:
- a CDS encoding LamG domain-containing protein, encoding MVRFSTDTQETTMHSDPNATQPTPRATAEFFHDRQGRLFARNRAIRSLSGRFGVDATTASDLLAGLTGDRVDPVVAVQTPDETFVGVLDYWEGNGWYGYTDYHDLRGPSKRGVCAQCVHEATTDEEVYTTTVEPDESWTALEAGLRRHFERAHPTVDSGAVTVETGAILRSRTTVGGNRVWHTGNDGAGSGFDAPTVDSLDGATLNRRQDSGVDRHLDLNRLGLKLWYRFDLGSGGSLSDHSQHGATGDIIGPSWTSGRIRNALSFDGGSDRVAVNDGLVYTQSGELDEFTVMCWMQTTSTAEMSLVSWDRSEYYRFGMDNGGPMLKLTREGDSTYDHTPGGSIADGSWHHVAARYDHETGNSTLYVDGSQFAQTAAFGDGNSIGTGTNRYGFVGCGSEATYQDDDKTSNYFDGKIDEVRVYHRALSQGDIQDIYDGVA
- a CDS encoding LamG domain-containing protein; protein product: MDETHLRSAAEFFHDREGTFFPRDDAIGRLTKHLDVDATTASALLAGLTGDRVDPVVALRAPRNTYVGVIDYVEGDDWYGYTDYHDLRGRHRVGVCAQCVHEATADGDVFRTTTNEDSWNSLRTDLQKHRQQAHPEIDPTAVAVETGAVLRSRTTVGGNRVWHTGNDGAGSCFDANELDGVSGGTLNRRADSGVERHLDVNRLGLELWYPFERGTGNTAADYDTVGGTNSGTISGASWTSDAKTSEYALSFDGADDSVALSQSFPNLEQYTLTAWIRTTDAANGTFQTIFTLQTNNGIHPGVDGRNNSDQGKLRYYHDGSEHNEPVSSGTWHHFAQAWDSTTVYCYLDGVEVATFATSGNSADSQNTDAIGGRADGDFPFYGEIDDARIYRRKLTRSEIQDIYAGVS